The following are encoded together in the Lactuca sativa cultivar Salinas chromosome 1, Lsat_Salinas_v11, whole genome shotgun sequence genome:
- the LOC111891306 gene encoding probable glycosyltransferase At5g03795 — protein sequence MGNEVQYILESKRLVWLVAVVFAMVIMFQYFEFPYGDYVSSSLFSAKKTQPPVSGSLQYEASPKSPKSLDNITLFDGSNHTNPLDILEKGNKIIDNGDKNDVEVKHNSTVDKVQENGDLVTNNATLSVGNLSINNVSYSTSQEKNPDVASSPAPITPSTSIVSISPSMAIFDNNTSKADIGAPNSDHNKESATSQKIHVKKPPPMGDVVTISNMYDILLYNRANVRSMKPLWSLKVDQELLDAKYQIENAPINDNDRALYPPLYRNVSMFKRSYELMEKILKVYVYKEGERPIFHHPQSVLNGIYASEGWFMKHMEESKHFVTNDPKQAHLFYLPFSSRILEEKLYVTGSGSRDNLVQHLKNYLNLIAMKYDSWNRTGGSDHFLVACHDWATDETRKVMDTCIRALCNSDVKREGFQLGKDVSLPETYVRSPQNPLRELGGKPPSQRPILAFFAGQMHGYVRPILLKHWENKDPDMKIFQKLPKSKGNKNYIQYMKSSKYCICAKGYEVNSPRVVEAIFHECVPVIISDNFVPPFFEILNWESFAVFVQEKDIPNLKNILVSISKRRYLVMQQRVKKVQQHFLWHVKPVKYDIFHMILHSIWYNRVFRVDSGS from the exons TTGCCATGGTTATAATGTTCCAGTACTTTGAATTCCCATATGGTGATTATGTTTCATCATCCTTATTTTCTGCTAAAAAAACTCAACCACCTGTAAGTGGAAGCCTCCAATATGAAGCTTCACCAAAAAGTCCCAAATCATTAGACAACATCACCCTTTTTGATGGCTCTAATCATACAAACCCTTTGGATATACTTGAGAAGGGTAATAAGATTATAGACAATGGAGACAAAAATGATGTTGAAGTGAAGCATAATTCAACAGTGGACAAGGTTCAAGAAAATGGAGATTTGGTTACAAATAATGCTACACTATCTGTTGGAAATTTATCTATCAATAATGTTAGTTATTCAACCTCACAAGAAAAAAATCCAGATGTTGCAAGTTCACCAGCTCCTATAACACCCTCAACATCAATAGTTTCTATTTCTCCTTCAATGGCAATCTTTGATAATAACACATCTAAAGCAGATATAGGTGCACCAAATTCAGACCACAATAAGGAATCAGCTACATCACAGAAAATCCATGTGAAGAAACCTCCACCAATGGGGGATGTAGTGACAATTTCCAACATGTATGACATTTTACTTTATAATCGGGCTAATGTTCGATCAATG AAACCATTGTGGTCTTTAAAAGTTGATCAAGAATTACTCGATGCAAAATATCAGATTGAGAATGCTCCAATCAATGACAATGATCGTGCGCTTTATCCTCCTCTATATCGTAATGTATCGATGTTTAAAAG GAGCTATGAATTAATGGAAAAGATTCTCAAGGTTTACGTTTACAAGGAGGGAGAAAGACCAATATTCCACCACCCACAATCGGTTCTTAATGGAATTTATGCCTCTGAGGGATGGTTCatgaagcatatggaagaaagCAAACATTTTGTTACTAATGATCCCAAACAAGCCCATTTATTTTACCTTCCTTTTAGCTCTCGAATATTAGAAGAAAAATTATACGTGACTGGATCTGGAAGTCGCGACAACTTGGTACAACACTTGAAGAACTACCTTAACTTGATTGCCATGAAATATGATTCATGGAATAGGACTGGTGGGTCCGATCATTTCCTCGTTGCTTGTCATGATTGG GCAACAGACGAGACAAGAAAAGTCATGGATACTTGCATAAGAGCTCTATGCAATTCAGATGTGAAAAGAGAAGGTTTCCAATTAGGAAAAGACGTTTCTCTCCCTGAAACATACGTCCGCTCACCCCAAAACCCATTACGCGAACTCGGAGGCAAACCCCCTTCCCAACGCCCGATCCTCGCCTTTTTTGCAGGCCAAATGCACGGTTATGTCCGCCCCATTCTCCTAAAACATTGGGAAAACAAAGACCCCGACATGAAAATCTTCCAGAAGCTTCCAAAATCTAAAGGAAACAAAAACTATATTCAATACATGAAGAGTAGCAAGTATTGTATTTGTGCTAAAGGTTATGAGGTGAATAGTCCTAGAGTGGTGGAGGCTATTTTTCATGAATGTGTTCCCGTGATTATATCGGATAATTTCGTCCCACCTTTTTTTGAGATCTTGAATTGGGAATCGTTTGCGGTTTTTGTTCAAGAAAAAGATATTCCAAATTTGAAGAATATTCTTGTTTCAATATCAAAGAGGAGGTATTTGGTGATGCAACAGAGGGTTAAGAAGGTACAACAACATTTTCTATGGCATGTTAAGCCTGTGAAATATGATATATTTCATATGATTTTGCATTCGATATGGTATAATAGAGTTTTTAGAGTAGATTCGGGTAGTTAG